GGCCTGGTGGGGCTCGCGGCCGGGGCGCTGGTGGGGGTGCTCTCCTATCTCCTGGTGTTCCGGGTGCTCGAGGGTCGGCCTTCGGTCTCGGCGCTGCTGGCTTCCATCGGTGTCGGCTTCGTCATCCGAGCGGTGCTGGGGCTGATCTATGGCCACGGCCAGCAGGTGTTCCAGCTGCCCCTGGTGCGGCCCTGGCGGGTCTATGACCTGCGCATCCAGCCCAATGACCTGAAGATCGGCATTGCCGCCCTCGCCACCCTGGCCGTGGTCTTCCTCATCCTGCACGCCACCCCCATGGGCCGGCGCATGCGGGCGGTGGCGGATGATCCCATGCTGGCGCGGGTGTCGGGGATCGCGCCGCGCAAGGTGATGCTGGGGCTCTGGGCGATGGGTGGCGCAGTGGCGGCGCTCGCCGGCGTGCTGCTGGGCATCAAGACGGTGGTGTCGCCGGAAATGGGATGGGAGATGCTGATCCCCGTCTTCGCGGCGGCGGTGCTGGGCGGCATCGGCCATCCGGTGGGGGCGGTGGTGGCGGGCGTGCTGCTGGGCGTGCTGCAGGAGATCGCCACGCCCTATGTGGGGTTCACCTACAAGCTGGCGCTCGCCTTCGTGGTTCTGCTGATCGTGCTTCTGGTGCGGCCCAAGGGCCTGTTCGGCCGGGTTGAGGGGGTGCGCTGATGGACGCCTATCTGATCGCCATCGCCATTATCGGCGCCATCTATGTGCTGCTCGCGCTGGGGCTGAACCTGCAATATGGCCTGACCGGCATCGTCAATTTCGGCCATGTGGGCTTCTTCTGCGTGGGCGCCTACACCACCGCGATCCTGTCCACCCATTCCCTGTCCATGCTGATCACCTTCCCGCTCGCCGCGCTCTTTGCCATGCTGGCGGCCTGGCCGCTGGGCCTTGCGAGCATCCGGCTGCGGGAGGACTATTTCGCCATCGTGTCGCTGGGCTTCTCGGAGGTGGTGCGCCTCGTCGTCACCTCCGAGCGCTGGCTCACCCAGGGCGTTCAGGGCATTCCCGGCATCCCGAAGATGTTCGGCATGCTCTCCGGCACCACCCAGGCCTTGGCGGTGCTCGGCCTGCTGGTGCTGCTGAACCTGCTGGCGGTGGCCGCCATGGTGCGCATCGTGCGCTCGCCCTTCGGCCGCATGATCGAGGCCATCCGCGACAATGAGGAGGCGGTGAAGGCGCTGGGCAAGGATCCGGCGGGCTTCAAGATCCAGGTCCTGGTGCTGGGCGCCGGGCTCGCGGGCATCGCCGGTGCCATCTATGCCCATTATATCGGCTACATCTCTCCCGACCAGTTCGTGCCTCTCATGACCTTCCAGGTCTGGATGGCCATCATCATGGGCGGCGTGGGGCGCATTTCGGGCGCGCTGGTGGGCGCGCTCCTGCTGATGGTGTTCCTGGAGGGTTCCCGCTTCCTGCGCGATCTCATGCCCTTCATCTCGGAAGTGGCCATGGCGAGCGTGCGCCTCGGCGTCGTGGGCCTCGCCCTCGTCCTTTTCACCATGTACCGCCCGCAGGGCCTGATGGGGGATTTCACCCGCAAATGACCCTCTCCATCCAAGGACTGACCAAGGCCTATGGCGGCCTGCGCGTGGTGGACGATGTCCGCTTCGAGGTGCCCACCGGGGCACTGGTGGGCGTGATCGGGCCGAACGGGGCCGGCAAGTCCACCCTCTTCTCCCTCGTCACCGGGTTCCTGGCGGCGGATGCCGGCGACGTGGCCTTCGAGGGCCGCGCGCTTGGCCGCGCCAGCCCCATGGAGCGGGCGCGCGCCGGCATGGTGCGCACCTTCCAGGTGCCGCGGGAATTCTCCCACCTCACCGTGCGCGAGAACCTCATGGCCGCAAGCCCCGGTCAGGCGGGGGAGGGACTCCTCTCCGCCTTCTTCCGACCCGGCCTCGTGAAGGCGCAGGAGGTCCGCAATGCTGAGAAGGCAGAGGAGACCATCGCCTTCCTGCGCCTCCAGAAGGTGGCGGACCTGCCGGCCGGGCGCCTCTCCGGCGGCCAGAAGAAGCTGGTGGAGCTGGGCCGCGCGCTGATGACCGGCGCCCGCATGATCTTGCTGGACGAGCCCTTCGCCGGCGTGAACCCGGTGCTGATCGAGGAATTGTCCGTGCGCATCCGCGAACTGAACGGCCGGGGCATCGGCTTCCTCATCATCGAGCATGACCTGCCGGCGCTGAACCGTCTCGTCTCGACCCTGCATGTGATGGATCGCGGCCGCCTCATTGCCTCCGGCACGCCGGGCGAGGTTCTGGCCGATCCCAAGGTGCGGGACGCTTATCTCGGGGGAGCGGCCGCGTGATGCTGACCATCGAAACCCTCGCCGGCGGCTATGGCGAGGTGAACATCCTCAACGGCATCGACCTGACGCTCTCGGCGGGCGAGATCCTCACCGTCGCCGGCACCAATGGCGCCGGCAAGTCGACGCTGGCTAAGGCGGTGGTGGGCCTGCTGCCCCGCGTGGAAGGCCGGGTGCTGCTGGAGGGTCGGGACATCACCCATCTGCCCGCCGAGGCGCGGGCCCATGCGGGCATCGGCTATGTGCCGCAGGTGGCGAACGTGTTCCCCTCCTTGTCCATCCGCGACAATCTGGCGGTGGTGGAAGGGGTGCGCGACAAGACCGCCCGCATCGAGGAAATGTTCGCCCTGTTCCCCGCCCTTGCCGAGCGGCGGCGGGCGCGCGCGGGGAGCTTGTCGGGCGGCGAGCGCCAGCAGCTTGCCTTCGCCCGGGCCCTGATGACGCGCCCGGTGGTGATCGTGCTCGACGAGCCCACCGCCGCCTTGTCCCCCGCCAAGGTGGACGAGAGCTTCGCCCGCATCGCGGACTTGGCCAAGACGGGGACGGCGGTGTTCCTCATCGAGCAGCGCGCCCGGCAGGCGCTGGCCATCTCCCATCGCGGCGCGGTGCTGGATGGCGGCAAGGTGGCGCTGGAAGGCCCTGCCGCCGATCTGCTTTCCGACGAGCGGGCGGCCAAGCTCTATCTCGGCCAGGCCTGAGCGAACCCGCTCAGGCCGCTTCCGGCGCCATCGCATAGACCCGCAGCCAATGCCCGTCGGGATCGGCTGCGACGAAGGTGCGGCCGAAATCCAGATCCGTCGGCGGCATAAGGATATGGGCGCCCTTGGCTGCCCAGTCCGCATGGGTGGCATCCACGGCGGCGGCATTGGCGAGGCTGAGGCCGATCTCGCCACCGCCCACGGCTGATGGAGAGGCGGGCGTCACGCCCTCCCGCCGCCAGAGGCCGAGACCGGTGCCGGTGGGCAGGCGGAAGAAGACGAAGGTGGGGCTCTCCTCCACCGGCGCGATGCCAAGGAGCCGGGCATAGAAGGCCCCGCTGACCTGTGCGTCGGCCACGTGGAGGAGGATGGAGGTGTTCACGAACATGGTGGGTTCCCGTCATTGAGACGGGCGCACCCTATGGGAGCCTGCTGTCAGTTTCTGGCAGTAGGGTTCATCCGTCCATGGATGGCGGAAGACCCTGCTGCGCCCGCCATTCCCGCAGCAGCACCTGGCGGCGGCGGGGATAACGCTCCTCCCGCATCTGTGCTCCCATCAGTCGATCGGTGCGGAAACTGCGGAAGTCCTCCCGCGTTTCGCACCAGCCCAGCAGGACGCGGGCGTGATCGAAATAAGCCAGTGCGAACGGCCAGATGACGCGCTGCGTCCGGGTGCCGGATGCATCTTGATAGGCGATGGAGAGCTTGCGTTCCGCCCGGATGGCCGCGCGCAAGAGGGCCTGCTCCACCATGTGCTCAGGCTGCGGTGCCGCCGGCCCCACCAGCAAAGGCGAGGGCAGGGTGGCCGGGTGGAA
This genomic interval from Aquabacter sp. L1I39 contains the following:
- a CDS encoding ABC transporter ATP-binding protein gives rise to the protein MTLSIQGLTKAYGGLRVVDDVRFEVPTGALVGVIGPNGAGKSTLFSLVTGFLAADAGDVAFEGRALGRASPMERARAGMVRTFQVPREFSHLTVRENLMAASPGQAGEGLLSAFFRPGLVKAQEVRNAEKAEETIAFLRLQKVADLPAGRLSGGQKKLVELGRALMTGARMILLDEPFAGVNPVLIEELSVRIRELNGRGIGFLIIEHDLPALNRLVSTLHVMDRGRLIASGTPGEVLADPKVRDAYLGGAAA
- a CDS encoding branched-chain amino acid ABC transporter permease, whose protein sequence is MSGFLELAISGLMSGLVIGLAALALTLVFGVARFANAATGDFMTCGAYAALAGFTATGSIVLGGLVGLAAGALVGVLSYLLVFRVLEGRPSVSALLASIGVGFVIRAVLGLIYGHGQQVFQLPLVRPWRVYDLRIQPNDLKIGIAALATLAVVFLILHATPMGRRMRAVADDPMLARVSGIAPRKVMLGLWAMGGAVAALAGVLLGIKTVVSPEMGWEMLIPVFAAAVLGGIGHPVGAVVAGVLLGVLQEIATPYVGFTYKLALAFVVLLIVLLVRPKGLFGRVEGVR
- a CDS encoding VOC family protein, with the translated sequence MFVNTSILLHVADAQVSGAFYARLLGIAPVEESPTFVFFRLPTGTGLGLWRREGVTPASPSAVGGGEIGLSLANAAAVDATHADWAAKGAHILMPPTDLDFGRTFVAADPDGHWLRVYAMAPEAA
- a CDS encoding ABC transporter ATP-binding protein — encoded protein: MLTIETLAGGYGEVNILNGIDLTLSAGEILTVAGTNGAGKSTLAKAVVGLLPRVEGRVLLEGRDITHLPAEARAHAGIGYVPQVANVFPSLSIRDNLAVVEGVRDKTARIEEMFALFPALAERRRARAGSLSGGERQQLAFARALMTRPVVIVLDEPTAALSPAKVDESFARIADLAKTGTAVFLIEQRARQALAISHRGAVLDGGKVALEGPAADLLSDERAAKLYLGQA
- a CDS encoding branched-chain amino acid ABC transporter permease; its protein translation is MDAYLIAIAIIGAIYVLLALGLNLQYGLTGIVNFGHVGFFCVGAYTTAILSTHSLSMLITFPLAALFAMLAAWPLGLASIRLREDYFAIVSLGFSEVVRLVVTSERWLTQGVQGIPGIPKMFGMLSGTTQALAVLGLLVLLNLLAVAAMVRIVRSPFGRMIEAIRDNEEAVKALGKDPAGFKIQVLVLGAGLAGIAGAIYAHYIGYISPDQFVPLMTFQVWMAIIMGGVGRISGALVGALLLMVFLEGSRFLRDLMPFISEVAMASVRLGVVGLALVLFTMYRPQGLMGDFTRK
- a CDS encoding helix-turn-helix transcriptional regulator, with amino-acid sequence MSRSERLLLLLDVLRRHRRPVSGRVLADETGVSLRTLYRDIASLQAQGATIEGEAGVGYVLKPGFLLPPLMFSAEEMEAVMLGMKWVTNRGDEALRAAAGRALSRILAVLPPDFHPATLPSPLLVGPAAPQPEHMVEQALLRAAIRAERKLSIAYQDASGTRTQRVIWPFALAYFDHARVLLGWCETREDFRSFRTDRLMGAQMREERYPRRRQVLLREWRAQQGLPPSMDG